A window of Ruminococcus champanellensis 18P13 = JCM 17042 contains these coding sequences:
- a CDS encoding ribosomal-processing cysteine protease Prp, producing MIAARFRSCGGVLCGLQISGHADFGDAGYDIVCASVSSAVQLTTNTITEIFRIPAKVEALDNEIRISIRQQDDSAGAGSKLLAGLQLQLQCLSEDYPNRIQMKLTEV from the coding sequence ATGATTGCCGCAAGATTCCGCAGCTGCGGTGGTGTGCTGTGCGGACTCCAGATCAGCGGACATGCCGATTTCGGGGATGCGGGCTACGATATCGTATGTGCATCCGTCTCCTCGGCAGTACAGCTGACAACCAACACAATCACGGAGATCTTCCGGATCCCTGCAAAGGTGGAGGCGTTGGACAACGAGATCCGGATCAGCATCCGGCAGCAGGATGACAGCGCAGGGGCAGGCAGCAAGCTGCTTGCGGGGCTGCAATTGCAGCTTCAGTGTCTGTCAGAGGATTATCCGAACAGAATTCAGATGAAGCTTACGGAGGTGTAA
- the rbr gene encoding rubrerythrin — protein sequence MQIAFAESQTRLNLMRAFAGESQARNRYTFAAEAASQAQLYVIKAVFQLTASQELAHAKVFYDLLKELNGQNVTVDGTYPVEVLTEVLPLLQHAQHNEFQEFDPVYPQFGQIAAQEGFTQAAVAFQQIAKIEKTHGERFGMFAQWMESGKLFVNETPTKWMCLNCGHIVDSTEAPHICPVCSHPQGYFVRQAYAPYTTGVAQA from the coding sequence ATGCAGATAGCATTTGCAGAAAGTCAGACCCGGCTGAATCTGATGCGGGCATTTGCCGGCGAAAGCCAGGCACGGAATCGGTATACCTTTGCAGCAGAGGCAGCAAGCCAGGCACAGCTTTATGTGATCAAGGCGGTGTTTCAGTTGACTGCCAGTCAGGAGCTTGCCCACGCAAAGGTGTTTTATGACCTGCTCAAGGAGCTGAACGGGCAGAACGTAACGGTGGACGGTACCTATCCGGTGGAGGTGCTGACGGAGGTGCTGCCCTTGTTGCAGCATGCACAGCACAACGAATTTCAGGAGTTTGACCCGGTGTACCCCCAGTTCGGGCAGATCGCTGCCCAGGAGGGCTTTACCCAGGCTGCCGTTGCATTCCAGCAGATCGCAAAGATCGAAAAGACTCATGGAGAACGGTTTGGCATGTTTGCCCAGTGGATGGAAAGCGGGAAGCTGTTCGTCAATGAAACCCCCACCAAGTGGATGTGTCTGAACTGCGGACACATTGTGGACAGCACGGAAGCGCCCCATATCTGTCCTGTATGCTCCCATCCCCAGGGCTATTTTGTGCGGCAGGCCTATGCGCCGTATACGACGGGGGTGGCACAGGCATGA
- a CDS encoding cellulase family glycosylhydrolase: MKQFKRIAAMGMTLCMVAAGCFAAGFPTASAEGTTQDDWLHVEGNKIYDASGNEVWLTGCNWFGYNVGSQVFDGVWSQNMHSMLQQIADHGFNLLRVPMSTELLLQWKNGDPDPATPKVNTYSNPELSVEGVEGGTVKYSFDIWNQAVQWCKEAGIKIMIDVHSAETASAGHQIHLWYTDKFSTEDWCTGLEWFADYYKDDDTILAIDLKNEPHGTADEPDIMAKWDNTTDANNWKYAAETCANRVLDVNPNLLIMIEGVEVYPMEGYDWTTPRIDYTTMTEYYHHTWWGACFRGQREYPITLKNPQYQKQVVFSPHDYGPLVWTQTWFDKDFTQETLMEDCWYDNWAFIYEENIAPLLIGEWGGFIDEEHDADGKNTKWMTYLRDYMIEKHIHHTFWCFNENSGDTGGLVYDNFSTWDEAKYALVKPALWQTEDGAFIGLDHEIPLGVNGVSLGEYTDGKTTPGTTAVTDEQGNPVTVTTAKPILQGDFNSDGKLNALDVVIFKRYIIGHTDLETLDAEIADFNRDGTVNIADLVAMIRYLTQEKT, encoded by the coding sequence ATCAAACAGTTCAAACGTATAGCGGCAATGGGCATGACCCTGTGCATGGTGGCAGCAGGCTGTTTTGCAGCAGGTTTTCCTACGGCATCTGCGGAAGGAACCACCCAGGATGACTGGCTGCATGTGGAGGGGAACAAGATCTATGACGCATCCGGCAACGAGGTGTGGCTGACAGGCTGTAACTGGTTCGGCTACAATGTGGGTAGCCAGGTGTTCGACGGGGTATGGTCCCAGAACATGCACAGCATGCTGCAGCAGATTGCTGACCATGGGTTCAATTTGCTGCGTGTACCCATGTCAACGGAGCTGCTGCTCCAGTGGAAAAACGGGGATCCGGATCCGGCAACGCCGAAGGTAAACACCTACTCCAATCCGGAACTGTCCGTGGAGGGGGTGGAAGGCGGTACAGTGAAGTACAGCTTTGACATCTGGAATCAGGCAGTGCAATGGTGTAAAGAAGCGGGCATCAAAATCATGATTGACGTACACAGTGCCGAGACTGCTTCTGCCGGTCATCAGATTCACCTCTGGTATACGGACAAGTTCAGCACGGAGGATTGGTGTACGGGCTTGGAGTGGTTTGCGGACTATTACAAGGATGATGACACCATTCTAGCCATCGACCTGAAGAATGAACCCCATGGTACGGCGGATGAACCGGATATCATGGCAAAGTGGGATAATACCACGGACGCCAACAACTGGAAGTACGCGGCAGAGACCTGTGCGAACCGGGTGCTGGACGTGAACCCTAACCTGTTGATTATGATCGAAGGCGTGGAGGTATACCCCATGGAGGGTTACGACTGGACGACGCCTCGCATTGATTACACCACCATGACCGAGTACTATCATCATACCTGGTGGGGTGCATGCTTCCGGGGACAGCGGGAGTACCCGATTACTCTAAAGAATCCCCAGTATCAGAAACAGGTGGTATTCTCTCCCCATGACTACGGGCCTCTGGTATGGACTCAGACCTGGTTTGACAAGGATTTCACCCAAGAGACTCTGATGGAGGATTGCTGGTATGACAACTGGGCGTTTATTTATGAGGAGAACATTGCGCCGCTGCTGATCGGCGAGTGGGGTGGCTTTATTGACGAGGAGCATGACGCAGACGGGAAGAACACCAAGTGGATGACCTATTTGCGGGACTATATGATCGAGAAGCATATCCATCATACCTTCTGGTGCTTCAACGAAAACTCCGGTGATACCGGCGGGCTGGTTTACGACAATTTCTCCACCTGGGATGAGGCGAAGTACGCACTGGTAAAGCCGGCGCTGTGGCAGACGGAGGACGGTGCCTTTATCGGTCTGGATCACGAGATCCCATTGGGGGTCAACGGGGTTTCCCTGGGCGAGTATACGGATGGCAAGACCACACCCGGCACTACAGCAGTGACGGATGAGCAGGGCAATCCGGTGACTGTGACCACTGCCAAGCCCATTCTGCAGGGTGACTTCAACAGCGACGGCAAGCTGAACGCACTGGATGTGGTGATCTTCAAGCGCTACATCATCGGTCACACGGATCTGGAGACCCTGGACGCTGAAATTGCAGATTTCAACCGGGACGGTACGGTGAACATTGCGGATCTGGTGGCTATGATCCGATATCTGACCCAGGAAAAAACCTGA
- the eno gene encoding phosphopyruvate hydratase yields MSVKIERIRGYEVLDSRGNPTVRAEVLLSDGSLGAASVPSGASTGMFEAVELRDGEGRYNGKGVRKAVSNVNHVLAPALIAQGTLDQYRIDRCMCRLDGTANKSALGANAMLAVSWAAARAAARHYHMPLYRYVGGIYANVLPVPMMNILNGGAHASNNVDIQEIMVMPRGASSFREGLQMGTEIYHALGGVLKGRGLATTVGDEGGFAPNLASDEDAIACVLEAIEKAGYSTSDVQIALDAAASEWYENGKYRLPKRGTEYDTEGMSDYWEQLCKTYPICSIEDPLGEQDWTGWSKLTSRLGACVQLVGDDLFVTNTEHLSRGISEHAANALLVKCNQIGTLSEALDAIGMAKSAGYRTILSHRSGETEDTTIADLAVAVGAGQIKTGAPCRTDRVAKYNRLLRIESELGSAARYGRM; encoded by the coding sequence ATGAGTGTGAAAATCGAACGGATCAGAGGATATGAGGTGCTGGACTCCCGGGGGAATCCCACAGTCCGGGCAGAGGTGCTGCTGTCGGACGGTTCCCTGGGTGCCGCCAGTGTGCCCAGCGGTGCATCCACCGGCATGTTTGAGGCAGTGGAGCTGCGGGACGGGGAAGGCCGCTACAATGGGAAAGGCGTTCGCAAGGCAGTATCCAATGTAAACCATGTGCTGGCGCCGGCGTTGATTGCCCAGGGTACTCTGGATCAGTACCGGATCGACCGGTGCATGTGCAGACTGGACGGTACAGCCAATAAATCCGCCTTGGGGGCAAATGCCATGCTGGCAGTGTCCTGGGCAGCAGCCAGGGCGGCGGCACGACATTACCACATGCCTCTGTACCGGTATGTGGGAGGCATATATGCCAATGTGCTGCCGGTGCCTATGATGAATATTCTGAATGGCGGTGCCCATGCTTCCAACAATGTGGATATCCAGGAGATCATGGTAATGCCCCGGGGCGCATCCTCCTTCCGGGAGGGACTGCAAATGGGTACGGAGATCTACCACGCTCTGGGAGGTGTACTGAAGGGGAGAGGTCTTGCCACCACCGTTGGGGATGAGGGGGGCTTTGCACCGAATCTGGCTTCGGATGAGGATGCCATTGCGTGTGTGCTGGAGGCCATTGAAAAGGCAGGCTACAGCACATCGGATGTGCAGATCGCTCTGGATGCAGCAGCCAGCGAATGGTACGAAAACGGGAAGTACCGGCTGCCAAAGCGAGGTACGGAGTATGACACAGAGGGCATGAGCGACTATTGGGAGCAGCTTTGCAAAACCTATCCCATCTGTTCCATTGAGGATCCGCTGGGGGAACAGGACTGGACGGGTTGGAGCAAGCTGACCAGCCGACTGGGTGCCTGTGTGCAGCTAGTGGGGGATGACCTGTTTGTAACCAATACGGAGCATCTGTCCCGTGGCATTTCCGAGCATGCCGCCAATGCACTGCTGGTTAAGTGCAACCAGATCGGCACCCTGTCCGAAGCGCTGGACGCTATCGGCATGGCGAAATCCGCCGGGTACCGGACGATTCTGTCCCATCGCTCCGGGGAAACGGAGGATACCACCATTGCGGATCTGGCAGTGGCAGTGGGTGCCGGACAGATCAAGACCGGCGCACCCTGCCGGACGGATCGGGTGGCAAAATACAACCGACTGCTGCGGATTGAGTCCGAGCTTGGCAGTGCTGCCCGTTATGGGAGAATGTAA
- the obgE gene encoding GTPase ObgE produces MFVDKAKIKIKAGDGGDGAVSFHREKYVAAGGPDGGDGGKGGDVVFVVDDNFSTLIDFRYKRKYVAERGQDGSSRNCTGKAAKDLIIKVPRGTIVRDAQSGRLLADLSTDEPQILAHGGRGGKGNQNFATATRQIPRFAKPGYPGEELEVILELKLLADVGLVGFPNVGKSTLISVVSAAKPKIANYHFTTLTPVLGVVKIAQERSFVMADIPGLIEGASEGVGLGHEFLRHVERCRLILHVLDVSGVEGRDPIEDYKIINRELANFSEELAECPQIVAANKADMATEEQIQRLRTFIEGEGHHFFVISAATTQGTDALVQDVARVLETLPPIKAYEPEPLTGEELAARSSGDGKFEIQVEDGVYYVDAKWFEPILRTVDMDDYSSLQYFQRVLQNSGIIEKLEEMGIQEGDTVNILGFEFDYVK; encoded by the coding sequence ATGTTTGTTGATAAGGCGAAAATTAAAATCAAGGCGGGAGACGGCGGCGATGGCGCTGTTTCCTTTCACCGGGAAAAGTATGTAGCAGCAGGCGGCCCGGACGGTGGCGACGGCGGCAAGGGCGGCGATGTTGTATTCGTGGTGGACGATAATTTTTCCACCCTGATTGATTTCCGTTATAAGCGCAAGTATGTGGCAGAGCGTGGGCAGGATGGCAGCTCCCGCAACTGCACCGGCAAGGCGGCAAAGGATCTGATCATCAAGGTGCCCCGGGGTACCATTGTCCGGGATGCCCAGTCCGGCAGGCTGCTGGCAGACCTGTCCACGGACGAGCCACAGATCCTGGCGCATGGGGGGCGGGGCGGCAAGGGCAACCAGAATTTTGCCACTGCTACCCGGCAGATCCCCCGCTTTGCAAAGCCCGGTTATCCGGGTGAGGAGCTGGAGGTGATCCTGGAGCTGAAGCTGCTGGCGGATGTGGGTCTGGTGGGCTTCCCTAACGTGGGGAAATCCACGCTGATCTCTGTGGTCAGCGCTGCCAAGCCCAAGATTGCCAACTACCATTTCACCACCCTGACTCCGGTGCTTGGAGTGGTCAAGATCGCCCAGGAGCGCTCCTTTGTCATGGCGGATATTCCGGGACTGATCGAGGGCGCCAGTGAGGGCGTGGGACTGGGACACGAGTTTCTGCGGCATGTGGAACGGTGTCGGCTGATCCTGCATGTTCTGGATGTTTCCGGCGTGGAGGGTCGGGATCCCATTGAGGATTACAAGATCATCAACCGGGAGCTTGCCAATTTCAGCGAGGAGCTGGCTGAATGCCCGCAGATTGTAGCCGCCAACAAGGCGGACATGGCCACAGAGGAGCAGATTCAGCGGCTGCGCACCTTCATCGAGGGAGAAGGGCATCACTTCTTCGTGATCTCCGCCGCTACCACCCAGGGTACGGATGCCCTGGTGCAGGATGTGGCTCGGGTACTGGAGACCCTGCCTCCCATCAAGGCGTATGAGCCGGAGCCTCTGACCGGAGAAGAGCTGGCTGCCCGCAGCAGCGGAGACGGCAAGTTCGAGATCCAGGTGGAGGATGGGGTGTACTATGTGGACGCCAAGTGGTTTGAGCCCATCCTGCGGACGGTGGATATGGACGACTACTCCTCGCTGCAGTACTTCCAGCGTGTGCTGCAAAACAGCGGGATCATTGAAAAACTGGAGGAAATGGGCATTCAGGAAGGGGATACGGTCAATATCCTCGGCTTTGAATTTG
- the rpmA gene encoding 50S ribosomal protein L27: MLRISMQFFAHKKGMGSTKNGRDSESKRLGVKRADGQFVVAGNILVRQRGTHIHPGEGVGIGSDDTLFAKIDGTVKFERVGRDRKKVSVYAVEQ; encoded by the coding sequence ATGCTGAGAATTAGTATGCAGTTTTTTGCGCATAAGAAGGGAATGGGTTCCACTAAGAACGGTCGTGACTCTGAGTCCAAGCGTCTTGGTGTGAAGCGTGCAGACGGTCAGTTCGTTGTAGCAGGCAACATTCTCGTGCGTCAGAGAGGCACACATATTCATCCGGGCGAGGGCGTTGGCATCGGTTCCGATGACACCCTGTTCGCAAAGATCGATGGTACTGTAAAATTCGAGCGTGTAGGTCGGGACCGCAAGAAGGTTTCCGTTTACGCTGTTGAGCAGTAA
- a CDS encoding HAD-IIIC family phosphatase — MLQALAYPFDSPELLRHRKQYRRQLLADNSQRIPKRIAVLGGSTTADIVSMLELFLLNEGIAPTFYESEYAQYWQDAMFPNETLAAFQPDLIVVHTTCRNITEFQQDLTLSEEACREAVQRQYQKLEAMWDKLAETYHCPVIQNNFEFPSYRLLGSADASDPHGLTNFVTELNRLIYGYARKHPQFYVHDLMSLAACYGLDRWADPSYWYLYKYPMALQAIPDYAYSLTRVIRSIYGKNKKALVLDLDNTLWGGVIGDDGQAGIEIGQETAQAQGYTEFQQYLKAHKQLGVLLNVCSKNEPENAELGLQHPENVLHREDFIAVEANWEPKDQNILHIADQLSLLPDSFVFVDDNPAERAIVRGQIPGIAVPEMGEVTDYIRVLDHCGYFEMTAYSKDDAKRNEMYRENLQRSQQQKQYADYTEYLESLEMQAEIRDFSPVYLPRITQLTNKSNQFNLTTRRYTESEMQAVADSPDYVRLCGRLRDKFGDNGIVSIVIGQKQGTQLDIILWLMSCRVLKRDMELAMLDTLVSQCRAQGITTLHGVYLPTAKNKMVAGLYEGFGFAKQSETPEGRTDWLLDLTNYTNRNHVIRVNQEGEQEHA; from the coding sequence ATGCTACAGGCTCTTGCGTATCCATTTGACAGTCCGGAGCTTCTGCGGCACCGGAAGCAATACCGGCGGCAGCTGCTGGCAGACAACAGTCAGCGGATTCCCAAGCGGATCGCTGTGCTGGGGGGATCCACCACGGCAGACATTGTGTCCATGCTGGAGCTGTTCCTGCTGAACGAGGGCATTGCCCCGACCTTTTATGAATCCGAGTATGCCCAGTACTGGCAGGATGCCATGTTTCCCAACGAAACGCTGGCGGCATTCCAGCCGGATCTGATTGTGGTGCATACCACCTGCCGGAATATTACAGAATTTCAGCAGGATCTGACCCTGTCGGAGGAAGCATGCCGGGAGGCGGTGCAGCGGCAGTATCAGAAGCTGGAAGCCATGTGGGACAAGCTGGCGGAAACCTATCACTGTCCCGTGATCCAGAATAATTTTGAGTTTCCCTCCTATCGGCTGTTGGGCAGCGCAGATGCCTCCGACCCCCACGGGCTGACCAATTTTGTAACGGAGCTGAACCGGCTGATCTACGGGTATGCCCGGAAGCATCCCCAGTTTTATGTGCATGATCTGATGAGTCTTGCTGCATGCTACGGGCTGGATCGATGGGCGGATCCCAGCTACTGGTATCTGTACAAATACCCCATGGCGCTGCAAGCCATTCCAGATTATGCCTATAGTTTGACCCGGGTGATCCGCTCCATTTACGGCAAAAATAAAAAAGCCCTGGTGCTGGATCTGGACAATACCCTATGGGGCGGTGTCATCGGGGACGATGGGCAGGCAGGCATCGAAATCGGTCAGGAAACTGCCCAGGCTCAGGGCTATACGGAATTTCAGCAGTATCTGAAAGCACACAAGCAGCTTGGAGTGCTGCTGAATGTATGCTCCAAGAACGAGCCGGAAAATGCGGAGCTTGGCTTGCAGCATCCGGAAAACGTGCTGCACCGGGAGGATTTCATCGCAGTGGAGGCTAACTGGGAGCCGAAGGATCAGAACATTCTGCACATTGCCGATCAGTTGAGTCTGCTGCCGGACAGCTTTGTGTTTGTGGATGATAACCCTGCGGAGCGTGCCATCGTCCGGGGACAGATCCCTGGCATTGCCGTTCCGGAGATGGGGGAAGTGACGGATTATATCCGGGTACTGGATCACTGCGGCTACTTTGAAATGACCGCTTATTCCAAGGACGATGCAAAGCGGAACGAAATGTATCGGGAGAACCTGCAGCGCAGTCAGCAGCAGAAGCAGTATGCCGACTACACGGAGTATCTGGAAAGCCTGGAGATGCAGGCGGAGATCCGGGATTTTTCCCCGGTATACCTGCCCCGTATCACCCAGCTGACCAATAAAAGCAACCAGTTCAATCTGACTACCCGCCGATACACGGAAAGTGAAATGCAGGCGGTGGCGGACAGTCCGGATTACGTCCGTCTGTGCGGACGGCTGCGGGATAAGTTCGGGGACAACGGCATTGTTTCCATTGTGATCGGGCAGAAGCAGGGCACCCAACTGGATATCATTCTGTGGCTTATGAGCTGCCGGGTGCTGAAGCGGGATATGGAGCTTGCGATGCTGGATACGCTGGTATCCCAGTGCCGGGCGCAGGGGATCACCACCCTGCACGGGGTCTACCTGCCCACGGCAAAGAACAAGATGGTGGCAGGGCTGTATGAAGGCTTCGGTTTTGCAAAGCAATCCGAGACCCCAGAGGGCAGAACCGACTGGCTGCTGGATCTGACGAACTATACAAACCGGAATCATGTGATCCGGGTCAATCAGGAAGGAGAACAGGAACATGCGTGA
- a CDS encoding DHHW family protein produces MEPKDQLDIELASEKKPEHKQPVRHSHHSARQKTDLLNVLVIGTLVTGTALWFLFGTRPTESEIENRNLAKFPSFSWSDYISGKYTADIANYYNDTVPKREWFKNLTASMRRHMGVQMEDDVKFYGTLHVNKDSEPETTEPLVTTQPIQTQVGTEPVTTAPDQPAESQQITAATTVAVEENDDSKEDGEISNNILIYKKRGIMLYGGSYAAGRNYASYVNAYKSDLGENVNVYSMVIPTPCSYYMPDKYKNLIGSEQGNIDNINQYLDGVKPVNVYDILGQHADELIYPRTDHHWGAIAAYYAAQEFASVAQVPFRDISQFEKITKPGYVGTLYGYSGDIVLKDNPEDFVYYAPQEDYTTTYYNSDMSNERTGRLLINLEKVKPVSWYLVYMGSDDRITHIQTSARNGRTLCIVKDSYGNALTPYFMDSFEDIYVIDMRYFKPNAISFMKEHNVTDVLFAMNTFSATGPNAKKIEQIRTQ; encoded by the coding sequence ATGGAACCGAAGGATCAACTGGATATTGAACTTGCATCCGAGAAGAAACCGGAACACAAGCAGCCAGTCCGGCACAGTCATCATTCTGCCCGACAGAAAACCGATTTGCTGAATGTACTGGTGATCGGCACATTGGTCACCGGAACGGCTTTGTGGTTTTTGTTCGGCACCCGCCCTACGGAATCCGAGATCGAAAACAGGAACCTTGCCAAGTTCCCTTCCTTTTCCTGGAGCGATTATATTTCCGGAAAGTACACGGCGGACATTGCAAACTATTACAACGACACCGTACCCAAGCGGGAATGGTTCAAGAATCTGACTGCATCCATGCGGCGGCATATGGGGGTGCAGATGGAGGATGACGTGAAGTTTTACGGCACCCTGCATGTAAACAAGGACAGCGAGCCGGAAACAACGGAGCCGCTGGTGACCACCCAGCCCATCCAGACCCAGGTGGGCACCGAGCCTGTTACCACTGCGCCGGATCAGCCGGCGGAAAGCCAGCAGATCACTGCTGCAACCACCGTTGCGGTGGAGGAGAACGATGACAGCAAGGAAGACGGGGAGATCAGCAACAACATTCTGATCTACAAAAAGCGTGGCATCATGCTGTATGGCGGCAGCTATGCGGCAGGCAGAAATTACGCCAGCTATGTGAACGCATACAAGTCGGATCTGGGGGAGAACGTAAACGTATACTCCATGGTGATCCCCACCCCCTGTTCCTACTATATGCCGGACAAGTATAAGAACCTGATCGGCAGCGAGCAGGGGAATATCGATAATATCAACCAGTACCTGGACGGAGTCAAGCCGGTGAATGTATACGACATTCTGGGACAGCATGCGGATGAGCTGATCTATCCCCGGACGGATCATCACTGGGGCGCCATTGCTGCGTACTATGCGGCACAGGAGTTTGCATCCGTGGCACAGGTTCCTTTCCGGGATATCTCTCAGTTTGAGAAGATCACAAAGCCCGGTTATGTAGGCACGCTGTATGGTTATTCCGGGGATATCGTTCTGAAGGACAATCCGGAGGATTTCGTATATTATGCGCCGCAAGAGGATTATACCACCACCTACTATAACTCGGACATGAGCAACGAGCGCACCGGCAGACTGCTGATCAATCTGGAGAAGGTGAAGCCTGTCAGCTGGTATCTGGTATACATGGGCAGTGACGACAGAATTACCCATATCCAGACCTCCGCCCGGAATGGCAGAACGCTCTGCATCGTGAAGGACAGCTACGGCAATGCGCTGACCCCCTACTTTATGGACAGCTTTGAGGACATTTATGTAATCGACATGCGGTACTTCAAGCCAAATGCCATTTCCTTTATGAAGGAGCACAACGTGACGGATGTGCTGTTTGCCATGAACACCTTCAGCGCAACCGGGCCCAATGCCAAGAAAATAGAACAGATTCGCACACAATAA
- a CDS encoding NAD-dependent protein deacylase, whose amino-acid sequence MNQIQQLQAMIDQSSSIVFFGGAGVSTESGIPDFRSVDGLYNQQYDYPPEEILSHRFFLNHTKEFYTFYRKKILLCDHPFMPQPNAAHYKLAQLEQAGRLRAVVTQNIDGLHQKAGSKHVLELHGSVERNYCMDCGRAYSADYIRRSTGIPRCSCGGIIKPDVVLYEESLDSDMISQSIAALQQADLLIVGGTSLNVYPAAGFLQYFRGNASVLINCGETQMDGSVDLLIRDKIGSVLNQISC is encoded by the coding sequence ATGAATCAGATTCAGCAGCTACAGGCCATGATCGACCAGAGCAGCAGCATTGTATTTTTTGGCGGTGCCGGCGTATCCACCGAAAGCGGCATCCCGGATTTCCGCAGTGTGGACGGCCTTTACAACCAGCAGTACGACTATCCCCCGGAGGAGATCCTGAGCCATCGCTTCTTCCTGAACCATACAAAAGAATTCTACACTTTCTATCGAAAAAAGATCCTGCTGTGTGACCATCCCTTTATGCCCCAGCCAAATGCCGCACACTATAAGCTCGCCCAGCTGGAACAGGCAGGCAGGCTCCGGGCAGTCGTCACCCAGAACATCGACGGACTGCACCAGAAAGCCGGCAGCAAACATGTGCTGGAGCTGCACGGTTCGGTGGAGCGGAACTACTGCATGGACTGCGGCAGGGCATATTCTGCGGATTACATTCGCAGAAGCACAGGCATCCCCCGTTGCAGCTGTGGCGGCATCATCAAGCCGGATGTGGTACTGTACGAGGAATCCCTGGACAGTGATATGATCTCTCAGAGCATTGCTGCATTGCAGCAGGCGGATCTGCTGATCGTGGGCGGCACCTCCCTGAATGTATATCCGGCAGCCGGCTTTTTGCAGTATTTCCGGGGCAATGCATCGGTACTCATCAACTGCGGTGAGACCCAGATGGACGGCAGCGTGGATCTTCTGATCCGGGACAAGATCGGCAGTGTACTTAACCAAATCAGTTGCTAA
- a CDS encoding acyl carrier protein encodes MRDTYKKLTKVFREVFDDDSIELTPETTANDIEDWDSIEHINLIAAVEDAFGMRFQMREVSGMKNVGEMVQIIESRT; translated from the coding sequence ATGCGTGATACTTACAAAAAGCTGACAAAGGTATTCCGGGAGGTCTTTGATGATGACAGCATCGAACTGACCCCGGAGACTACTGCAAACGACATTGAAGATTGGGACAGCATTGAGCATATCAATCTGATCGCCGCCGTGGAGGACGCATTTGGCATGCGGTTCCAGATGCGGGAGGTTTCCGGCATGAAAAACGTGGGGGAAATGGTACAGATCATCGAAAGCAGAACGTAA
- a CDS encoding CBM35 domain-containing protein, producing the protein MPNDLYGYARGNGGNWNVEGAYECEDGNIQTNKGTTTVAYDYCSGGKYVYLQGEGDYIEQTVTVEKAGKYAIRYGYQQNFEKNGKTQNLYVNGTAVGEAFFPYSILFGESDAIVVELKAGKNTIKVESGEGWTYFDYLTVSYVGDDILTGDINLDGKLSVSDVVLLQKYLIKSGKLTADQAKRADLNGDGVLNAYDLALLKHTMLGK; encoded by the coding sequence GTGCCCAATGACCTGTACGGCTATGCACGGGGCAACGGAGGCAACTGGAACGTGGAAGGTGCCTATGAGTGCGAGGACGGCAACATCCAGACCAACAAGGGCACCACGACCGTTGCTTACGATTACTGCTCTGGTGGAAAATATGTGTACCTCCAGGGAGAGGGCGACTACATCGAGCAGACTGTAACCGTAGAAAAGGCAGGCAAGTACGCCATCCGCTATGGTTATCAGCAGAACTTTGAGAAAAACGGCAAGACCCAGAACCTCTACGTCAACGGTACCGCAGTTGGCGAGGCTTTCTTCCCCTATTCCATCCTGTTTGGAGAGAGCGATGCCATCGTGGTAGAGCTGAAGGCAGGCAAGAATACAATCAAGGTAGAAAGCGGCGAGGGCTGGACATATTTTGACTACCTGACCGTAAGCTATGTGGGCGATGACATTCTCACCGGCGATATCAATCTGGACGGCAAACTCAGCGTCAGCGACGTGGTACTTCTCCAGAAGTATCTGATCAAGAGCGGTAAGCTGACTGCCGATCAGGCAAAGCGTGCCGATCTGAACGGAGACGGCGTGCTGAATGCATATGACCTGGCTCTGCTCAAGCACACCATGCTGGGTAAATAA
- the rplU gene encoding 50S ribosomal protein L21 gives MYAVIETGGKQYQVSEGDEIFIEKLPVEADAAVSFDKVIAIGAESGLTVGTPYVAGATVEAKVLKNGKAKKITVFTYKPKKGEKTKMGHRQPYTKLKIEAIKA, from the coding sequence ATGTACGCAGTGATTGAAACAGGCGGAAAGCAGTATCAGGTCAGCGAAGGCGATGAGATCTTCATCGAGAAGCTGCCGGTAGAGGCTGACGCAGCAGTAAGCTTTGACAAGGTAATCGCAATCGGCGCAGAAAGCGGTCTGACTGTCGGAACTCCTTACGTTGCAGGTGCAACCGTTGAAGCCAAGGTGCTCAAGAACGGCAAGGCTAAGAAGATCACAGTCTTCACCTACAAGCCGAAGAAGGGCGAAAAGACCAAGATGGGTCACAGACAGCCCTATACCAAGCTTAAGATCGAAGCAATCAAGGCATAA